A section of the Maylandia zebra isolate NMK-2024a linkage group LG8, Mzebra_GT3a, whole genome shotgun sequence genome encodes:
- the LOC101466339 gene encoding polyserase-2, whose product MSLDSGRKPEYPEGTHANTGRTCKLHTERPRPGVGIELRTFLLYGNSANHRATVLPFIPILKVRSPRLAHKYKKRDTRELCSYTMVLRKWIHLLALVSLLSAESNAQLDVCGTAPHSSRIVGGEDAPPGYWPWQVSVQIFGKHFCGGSLINKEWVMSAAHCFFRSSPSGWTVSLGLQSLRGANPNKVSRNVVKIILHPNYDSMTNNNDIALLRLSSPVRFTDYIRPVCLAASGSVFNNGTDSWVTGWGAVKEGVALPFPQTLQEVEVPVVGNRQCNCLNGVGTVTDNMICAGVLAGGKDSCQGDSGGPMVSKQGSVWVQSGIVSFGFGCAQPNLPGVYSRVSRYQSWIKSRIRSNRPGFVQFISSGLDPDSSYTCPGLLTRPSMSVCGNTLVNSHTGGDKSTVPEGTWPWMVSLHQNGVHKCGGSLISDNVILTTAQCFSTTSPNASEWNVFLGLRLINGSEEFETSLGVLNITVSKMTGSNIALLELFESVSFNNYIQPVCLDISDSKSFPIGSQCLVTGWENKNNSRGAVLQNMKTQVASCGNLFDSDQICTHTMDLQEGGQGSPLLCKSESSWFQVAVVTVCESRLSHGDVDVFTKISRFGSFLKEIIDETPSVATLLTGSSPDFSVSLLIFFAVLIISLFLLS is encoded by the exons atgtctttggacagtgggaggaagccggagtacccggagggaacccacgcaaacacggggagaacatgcaaactccacacagaaagaccccggcctggtgttggaattgaactcaggaccttcttgctgtacggcaacagtgctaaccaccgtgccaccgtgctgcctttcATCCCAATCTTAAAAGTGAGAAGTCCACGG CTGGCTCACAAGTATAAAAAGAGGGACACGCGAGAACTGTGCAGTTACACAATGGTGTTAAGGAAGTGGATTCATTTATTGGCTTTGGTGAGCCTCCTGTCTGCAG AATCAAATGCTCAGCTTGATG TATGTGGCACTGCTCCACACAGCAGCAGGATAGTAGGAGGTGAAGATGCTCCACCTGGATACTGGCCGTGGCAGGTCAGCGTGCAGATATTTGGTAAACATTTTTGTGGCGGTTCCCTCATCAACAAAGAGTGGGTGATGTCTGCTGCTCACTGCTTCTTTCG ttCAAGTCCTTCTGGGTGGACGGTTTCTCTTGGTCTTCAGAGCCTGCGGGGTGCAAATCCAAATAAGGTGTCCAGAAATGTTGTCAAAATCATTTTGCACCCAAACTATGACAGTATGACCAACAACAACGACATCGCTCTGCTCAGACTCTCCTCACCAGTCAGATTCACTGACTACATCAGACCTGTGTGCCTGGCAGCGAGTGGCAGTGTGTTCAACAATGGCACTGATAGCTGGGTGACTGGCTGGGGTGCAGTCAAGGAGGGAG TGGCCTTACCCTTCCCTCAAACGCTGCAAGAAGTGGAGGTGCCAGTTGTGGGAAACAGACAGTGTAACTGCCTGAATGGAGTGGGCACAGTCACAGACAACATGATCTGTGCTGGTGTTCTGGCAGGAGGCAAAGACTCATGTCAG GGAGACTCCGGAGGTCCAATGGTGAGTAAACAGGGCTCTGTTTGGGTCCAGTCTGGAATTGTAAGTTTTGGTTTTGGTTGTGCTCAGCCCAATCTGCCAGGAGTCTACTCCAGAGTGTCCCGTTACCAGTCCTGGATCAAGTCCCGCATTCGCTCTAATAGGCCAGGATTTGTGCAGTTCATCTCCAGCGGGCTGGACCCTGACAGCAGCTACACCTGTCCTGGTCTTCTAACAAGACCCTCAA TGTCAGTTTGTGGCAACACCCTCGTGAACAGTCACACAGGAGGAGACAAGAGCACTGTACCCGAAGGAACTTGGCCCTGGATGGTAAGTCTTCACCAAAATGGAGTACACAAATGTGGAGGAAGCTTAATATCTGACAACGTTATACTCACAACTGCACAATGCTTCTCTAC CACCAGTCCAAATGCCAGTGAATGGAATGTGTTTCTTGGTCTTAGACTCATAAATGGTTCTGAAGAGTTTGAGACATCTTTGGGTGTTTTGAACATTACAGTGAGCAAAATGACTGGCTCCAATATTGCACTATTGGAGCTGTTTGAATCAGTCAGTTTCAACAATTATATCCAGCCTGTGTGTTTGGACATTAGTGATTCAAAGTCTTTCCCCATTGGTAGTCAGTGTTTGGTGACAGGCTGGGAAAACAAGAACAACAGCAGAG GTGCTGTTCTTCAAAACATGAAAACTCAAGTTGCAAGTTGTGGCAATCTTTTTGATTCAGATCAAATTTGTACTCACACCATGGACCTTCAAgag GGAGGTCAGGGCAGCCCATTGCTGTGCAAGTCAGAGTCATCATGGTTCCAGGTTGCTGTTGTAACAGTCTGTGAAAGTAGACTGAGCCATGGAGATGTTGATGTCTTTACCAAAATCTCAAGATTTGGGTCATTCTTAAAGGAGATTATTGATGAAACACCATCTGTTGCaacacttttaacaggaagttcaCCTGATTTCTCAGTTtccttattgattttttttgctGTCCTCATTATCTCCTTGTTCCTGTTGTCATGA
- the LOC101468394 gene encoding integrin alpha-M isoform X2 — MDWIISAMLFLSVLNAALSFNIDPVAWKTLRNSAAGFGYQVVQRQSDLLVSAPLEQYSQNRKGRIYRCTISGENCLNIQFREPDFAINMSLGLTMKSDPGTQNAVACGPTIPKDCKSITMYSGVCFQINRSNRFERPIPPSVKECPLQADIAFLLDGSGSVYSEDFQTMKTFVKNLVRSFLSSDTKFSVSQFSTSSKVHYYFDNFFSSGSWESNIDRIKQLDQATYTAEAIKHVVQNVFTPQRGSRSNAKKVLIVITDGESHDSHRLPYVARLAESKKIVRFAIGVGNAFNKPAAEQELKTIASSPSDKHVFQVRDFNALEIIRQNLQDKIFSIEGSQTSGESLKMEMSQEGFSAVYVPEGIQMSIVGANQWKGGYVQYTTGGQKVKTYEDVSLEPDSYLGYSMAIAKSWSGSVTVVGAPRYKHRGVVFAVNRDSFRNQKIEPFPWQYQTGEYFGAEVCAMDINNDDITELIFISAPMYMEPDREGRVYVCRLTGLFVECNFDDPLILRGRAAVKGRFGSSLAVLPDLNSDGFRDLAVGAPLENNGEGSIYIFNGEGGGRISPTYSQRITGSEVQSGLKFFGLSISQSSFDQSGDGLPDLAVGSKGKVVLLRSRPIVMVKAEVSFNPNQIPTQNEGCSKPLENTATVCFTMSRVSAVHTAQAVINYTITLDATRKPPNNRAYASGKQQEQSGSVIVVLRRRQCSTLKLLIEACPEDALSSLSNELKFMFNGLSINRNPRPSLSSQAQTTTIYPLGFDINCGTDNKCVDNLKVDFTFTRSSEVKVGIDELLDVTVTVENRGENSYNSRVILTYPAGLSYRKFTIQQGRIGCNSLDSEDGLSRGRTDCTIHKPIFKNKTKASFIVSYGIDTNSQLERKLFVTANATSSLSYNNFTFGRSDLQKPVQQSIKITNDIRALNFTVVIRVPVKLGKKDIWVNLISLQIADCQRGIDEEPPVKTFVSQIRKNKVVDCSVAKCRVFKCNTFMGIRESRMYEISANLSSGWIEQIGLQSAKFLLTSTASLEYDKNQYIYFSAGSDNNPPVHKIEAEVEVYPKLNFTKAIIGGSLGGLAFLALLTASLYKAGFFKSKYKQMIIEMTEDDPGTAAGAPSAE; from the exons TGTTAAATGCTGCACTTAGTTTCAATATTGATCCCGTGGCTTGGAAGACCCTGAGGAACTCTGCTGCTGGTTTTGGCTACCAGGTGGTTCAAAGACAATCCGA TTTGCTTGTCAGTGCCCCACTTGAACAGTATTCACAAAACAGAAAGGGGAGAATATACAGGTGTACCATCTCTGGTGAAAACTGCCTAAATATACAATTTCGAG AGCCAGATTTTGCTATCAACATGTCTCTTGGTTTGACAATGAAAAGTGATCCTGGAACCCAAAATGCTGTG GCATGCGGTCCAACTATTCCAAAGGACTGCAAAAGTATCACCATGTACAGTGGAGTGTGCTTTCAAATAAACCGTTCCAATAGATTTGAGCGTCCCATACCACCTTCTGTCAAAG AATGCCCGCTGCAAGCAGACATTGCCTTTCTGTTGGATGGTTCAGGGAGTGTATATAGCGAAGATTTTCAAACAATGAAGACCTTTGTGAAAAATCTGGTTCGATCTTTTCTCTCAAGTGATACAAAG ttTTCTGTTTCCCAGTTCTCTACTTCATCAAAGGTCCATTACTATTTTGATAATTTTTTCTCATCTGGATCATGGGAATCTAACATTGATAGAATAAAACAACTAGACCAAGCAACTTACACAGCTGAAGCCATCAAACATGTTGT CCAAAATGTTTTTACACCACAAAGAGGATCCAGATCAAATGCAAAGAAGGTGCTGATAGTTATTACTGATGGAGAATCTCATGACTCACATCGCTTACCATATGTAGCAAGGCTAGCTGAGAGTAAAAAGATTGTTCGATTTGCTATTGGG gtGGGGAATGCATTTAATAAACCTGCAGCAGAACAGGAGCTGAAAACCATTGCATCGTCTCCGTCAGACAAACACGTATTTCAAGTTAGGGACTTCAACGCCCTTGAAATAATAAGACAGAATTTACAGGACAAAATTTTCTCTATCGAAG GATCACAAACCAGTGGAGAGTCACTGAAAATGGAAATGTCTCAAGAGGGATTCAGTGCAGTTTATGTGCCTGAG GGAATTCAGATGTCTATTGTTGGTGCAAACCAGTGGAAGGGAGGCTACGTGCAATACACAACAGGAGGCCAGAAGGTGAAAACATATGAGGACGTGTCTTTGGAGCCTGACAGCTATCTTG GTTACTCCATGGCAATTGCTAAATCCTGGAGTGGCTCAGTGACAGTTGTTGGTGCTCCAAGATATAAACACAGAGGAGTTGTTTTTGCTGTTAACAGAGATAGCTTTAGAAATCAAAAGATTGAGCCCTTTCCATGGCAG TATCAGACTGGTGAATATTTCGGGGCAGAGGTGTGTGCCATGGACATAAATAATGATGACATCACTGAGCTAATCTTCATATCAGCCCCAATGTACATGGAGCCTGATAGAGAGGGAAGAGTTTATGTTTGCAGATTAACTGGTTTG TTTGTGGagtgtaattttgatgatccGTTAATACTAAGAGGACGTGCAGCTGTCAAGGGAAGGTTCGGCTCTTCTCTTGCTGTGCTGCCTGATCTAAACTCAGATGGATTCAGGGATTTGGCAGTTGGAGCACCTTTGGAGAATAATGGTGAAGGCAGCATCTACATATTTAATGgcgaaggaggaggaagaatcaGTCCTACCTACTCACAG AGAATTACTGGTTCTGAGGTCCAGTCAGGACTGAAGTTCTTTGGCCTGTCAATCAGTCAATCATCTTTTGACCAGAGTGGTGATGGACTGCCTGACTTAGCGGTGGGCTCAAAGGGCAAAGTTGTTTTATTGAG ATCAAGACCCATAGTAATGGTGAAAGCTGAGGTGTCATTCAACCCAAACCAAATCCCTACTCAGAATGAAGGCTGTTCAAAACCATTGGAGAACACAGCTACAGTCTGCTTCACCATGAGTAGAGTGTCTGCAGTCCACACAG CTCAAGCAGTGATTAATTATACTATAACACTGGATGCCACACGTAAACCTCCAAACAACCGAGCTTATGCCAGTGGGAAACAACAAGAACAATCTGGATCAGTCATTGTGGTCTTAAGAAGACGACAGTGTTCAACTCTAAAGTTACTTATTGAG GCCTGTCCAGAAGATGCTCTTAGTTCTCTTTCCAATGAACTCAAATTCATGTTTAATGGTTTGTCCATCAACAGAAATCCCAGACCAAGTCTTTCCTCACAGGCTCAAACAACAACCATTTATCCT TTAGGGTTTGACATCAACTGTGGCACTGACAACAAATGTGTTGATAACCTTAAAGTGGATTTTACGTTCACCAG ATCCTCAGAGGTTAAAGTGGGCATTGATGAGCTTTTGGAtgtcacagtcacagtggagaACAGAGGAGAAAACTCCTACAACAGTCGTGTTATTCTCACGTACCCAGCTGGACTCTCCTACAGGAAGTTCACCATTCAGCAG GGAAGAATTGGGTGCAACTCTTTGGACAGTGAAGATGGTTTATCACGAGGAAGGACAGACTGCACTATCCACAAACCAATTTTCAAGAACAAAACTAAG GCTTCCTTCATTGTCTCCTATGGGATTGACACCAACAGTCAGCTTGAGAGGAAGCTCTTTGTCACTGCAAATGCCACCAG CTCTCTCAGCTACAACAATTTCACATTTGGGAGGAGTGATTTGCAGAAACCAGTCCAGCAATCAATTAAG ATTACAAATGATATCAGAGCACTTAATTTCACTGTGGTGATCAGGGTTCCAGTGAAGCTTGGTAAAAAAGACATTTGGGTGAATTTGATCAGTCTACag ATTGCAGACTGTCAGAGAGGAATTGACGAAGAACCACCTGTCAAAACTTTTGTTTCTCAGATCAGAAAAAATAAGGTGGTT GACTGCTCTGTAGCCAAGTGCAGAGTGTTCAAGTGCAACACTTTCATGGGAATACGGGAGAGTAGGATGTATGAAATCTCTGCCAACCTCAGTTCAGGATGGATAGAGCAG ATTGGGCTTCAGTCTGCCAAATTCCTCTTGACCAGCACTGCCAGTCTGGAGTATGACAAAAACCAGTACATCTACTTTTCAGCAGGGTCTGACAACAATCCTCCTGTTCACAAG ATTGAGGCAGAAGTAGAAGTGTATCCTAAGCTGAATTTCACCAAAGCGATCATTGGAGGATCCCTGGGAGGGTTGGCTTTTCTAGCTTTACTCACCGCTAGCCTGTATAAG GCTGGATTTTTCAAGAGTAAATACAAACAGATGATAATTGAAATGACAGAAGATGATCCAGGGACGGCTGCAGGTGCACCCTCAGCAGAGTAA
- the LOC101468394 gene encoding integrin alpha-M isoform X1 translates to MDWIISAMLFLSVLNAALSFNIDPVAWKTLRNSAAGFGYQVVQRQSDLLVSAPLEQYSQNRKGRIYRCTISGENCLNIQFREPDFAINMSLGLTMKSDPGTQNAVACGPTIPKDCKSITMYSGVCFQINRSNRFERPIPPSVKECPLQADIAFLLDGSGSVYSEDFQTMKTFVKNLVRSFLSSDTKFSVSQFSTSSKVHYYFDNFFSSGSWESNIDRIKQLDQATYTAEAIKHVVQNVFTPQRGSRSNAKKVLIVITDGESHDSHRLPYVARLAESKKIVRFAIGVGNAFNKPAAEQELKTIASSPSDKHVFQVRDFNALEIIRQNLQDKIFSIEGSQTSGESLKMEMSQEGFSAVYVPEGIQMSIVGANQWKGGYVQYTTGGQKVKTYEDVSLEPDSYLGYSMAIAKSWSGSVTVVGAPRYKHRGVVFAVNRDSFRNQKIEPFPWQYQTGEYFGAEVCAMDINNDDITELIFISAPMYMEPDREGRVYVCRLTGLFVECNFDDPLILRGRAAVKGRFGSSLAVLPDLNSDGFRDLAVGAPLENNGEGSIYIFNGEGGGRISPTYSQRITGSEVQSGLKFFGLSISQSSFDQSGDGLPDLAVGSKGKVVLLRSRPIVMVKAEVSFNPNQIPTQNEGCSKPLENTATVCFTMSRVSAVHTAQAVINYTITLDATRKPPNNRAYASGKQQEQSGSVIVVLRRRQCSTLKLLIEACPEDALSSLSNELKFMFNGLSINRNPRPSLSSQAQTTTIYPLGFDINCGTDNKCVDNLKVDFTFTRSSEVKVGIDELLDVTVTVENRGENSYNSRVILTYPAGLSYRKFTIQQGRIGCNSLDSEDGLSRGRTDCTIHKPIFKNKTKASFIVSYGIDTNSQLERKLFVTANATSGNQEHATTNELYKNKSIDVRYSIFMTFESSLSYNNFTFGRSDLQKPVQQSIKITNDIRALNFTVVIRVPVKLGKKDIWVNLISLQIADCQRGIDEEPPVKTFVSQIRKNKVVDCSVAKCRVFKCNTFMGIRESRMYEISANLSSGWIEQIGLQSAKFLLTSTASLEYDKNQYIYFSAGSDNNPPVHKIEAEVEVYPKLNFTKAIIGGSLGGLAFLALLTASLYKAGFFKSKYKQMIIEMTEDDPGTAAGAPSAE, encoded by the exons TGTTAAATGCTGCACTTAGTTTCAATATTGATCCCGTGGCTTGGAAGACCCTGAGGAACTCTGCTGCTGGTTTTGGCTACCAGGTGGTTCAAAGACAATCCGA TTTGCTTGTCAGTGCCCCACTTGAACAGTATTCACAAAACAGAAAGGGGAGAATATACAGGTGTACCATCTCTGGTGAAAACTGCCTAAATATACAATTTCGAG AGCCAGATTTTGCTATCAACATGTCTCTTGGTTTGACAATGAAAAGTGATCCTGGAACCCAAAATGCTGTG GCATGCGGTCCAACTATTCCAAAGGACTGCAAAAGTATCACCATGTACAGTGGAGTGTGCTTTCAAATAAACCGTTCCAATAGATTTGAGCGTCCCATACCACCTTCTGTCAAAG AATGCCCGCTGCAAGCAGACATTGCCTTTCTGTTGGATGGTTCAGGGAGTGTATATAGCGAAGATTTTCAAACAATGAAGACCTTTGTGAAAAATCTGGTTCGATCTTTTCTCTCAAGTGATACAAAG ttTTCTGTTTCCCAGTTCTCTACTTCATCAAAGGTCCATTACTATTTTGATAATTTTTTCTCATCTGGATCATGGGAATCTAACATTGATAGAATAAAACAACTAGACCAAGCAACTTACACAGCTGAAGCCATCAAACATGTTGT CCAAAATGTTTTTACACCACAAAGAGGATCCAGATCAAATGCAAAGAAGGTGCTGATAGTTATTACTGATGGAGAATCTCATGACTCACATCGCTTACCATATGTAGCAAGGCTAGCTGAGAGTAAAAAGATTGTTCGATTTGCTATTGGG gtGGGGAATGCATTTAATAAACCTGCAGCAGAACAGGAGCTGAAAACCATTGCATCGTCTCCGTCAGACAAACACGTATTTCAAGTTAGGGACTTCAACGCCCTTGAAATAATAAGACAGAATTTACAGGACAAAATTTTCTCTATCGAAG GATCACAAACCAGTGGAGAGTCACTGAAAATGGAAATGTCTCAAGAGGGATTCAGTGCAGTTTATGTGCCTGAG GGAATTCAGATGTCTATTGTTGGTGCAAACCAGTGGAAGGGAGGCTACGTGCAATACACAACAGGAGGCCAGAAGGTGAAAACATATGAGGACGTGTCTTTGGAGCCTGACAGCTATCTTG GTTACTCCATGGCAATTGCTAAATCCTGGAGTGGCTCAGTGACAGTTGTTGGTGCTCCAAGATATAAACACAGAGGAGTTGTTTTTGCTGTTAACAGAGATAGCTTTAGAAATCAAAAGATTGAGCCCTTTCCATGGCAG TATCAGACTGGTGAATATTTCGGGGCAGAGGTGTGTGCCATGGACATAAATAATGATGACATCACTGAGCTAATCTTCATATCAGCCCCAATGTACATGGAGCCTGATAGAGAGGGAAGAGTTTATGTTTGCAGATTAACTGGTTTG TTTGTGGagtgtaattttgatgatccGTTAATACTAAGAGGACGTGCAGCTGTCAAGGGAAGGTTCGGCTCTTCTCTTGCTGTGCTGCCTGATCTAAACTCAGATGGATTCAGGGATTTGGCAGTTGGAGCACCTTTGGAGAATAATGGTGAAGGCAGCATCTACATATTTAATGgcgaaggaggaggaagaatcaGTCCTACCTACTCACAG AGAATTACTGGTTCTGAGGTCCAGTCAGGACTGAAGTTCTTTGGCCTGTCAATCAGTCAATCATCTTTTGACCAGAGTGGTGATGGACTGCCTGACTTAGCGGTGGGCTCAAAGGGCAAAGTTGTTTTATTGAG ATCAAGACCCATAGTAATGGTGAAAGCTGAGGTGTCATTCAACCCAAACCAAATCCCTACTCAGAATGAAGGCTGTTCAAAACCATTGGAGAACACAGCTACAGTCTGCTTCACCATGAGTAGAGTGTCTGCAGTCCACACAG CTCAAGCAGTGATTAATTATACTATAACACTGGATGCCACACGTAAACCTCCAAACAACCGAGCTTATGCCAGTGGGAAACAACAAGAACAATCTGGATCAGTCATTGTGGTCTTAAGAAGACGACAGTGTTCAACTCTAAAGTTACTTATTGAG GCCTGTCCAGAAGATGCTCTTAGTTCTCTTTCCAATGAACTCAAATTCATGTTTAATGGTTTGTCCATCAACAGAAATCCCAGACCAAGTCTTTCCTCACAGGCTCAAACAACAACCATTTATCCT TTAGGGTTTGACATCAACTGTGGCACTGACAACAAATGTGTTGATAACCTTAAAGTGGATTTTACGTTCACCAG ATCCTCAGAGGTTAAAGTGGGCATTGATGAGCTTTTGGAtgtcacagtcacagtggagaACAGAGGAGAAAACTCCTACAACAGTCGTGTTATTCTCACGTACCCAGCTGGACTCTCCTACAGGAAGTTCACCATTCAGCAG GGAAGAATTGGGTGCAACTCTTTGGACAGTGAAGATGGTTTATCACGAGGAAGGACAGACTGCACTATCCACAAACCAATTTTCAAGAACAAAACTAAG GCTTCCTTCATTGTCTCCTATGGGATTGACACCAACAGTCAGCTTGAGAGGAAGCTCTTTGTCACTGCAAATGCCACCAG TGGAAATCAGGAGCATGCCACTACAAATGAACTCTATAAAAATAAATCGATTGATGTGAGATATAGCATTTTTATGACATTTGAAAG CTCTCTCAGCTACAACAATTTCACATTTGGGAGGAGTGATTTGCAGAAACCAGTCCAGCAATCAATTAAG ATTACAAATGATATCAGAGCACTTAATTTCACTGTGGTGATCAGGGTTCCAGTGAAGCTTGGTAAAAAAGACATTTGGGTGAATTTGATCAGTCTACag ATTGCAGACTGTCAGAGAGGAATTGACGAAGAACCACCTGTCAAAACTTTTGTTTCTCAGATCAGAAAAAATAAGGTGGTT GACTGCTCTGTAGCCAAGTGCAGAGTGTTCAAGTGCAACACTTTCATGGGAATACGGGAGAGTAGGATGTATGAAATCTCTGCCAACCTCAGTTCAGGATGGATAGAGCAG ATTGGGCTTCAGTCTGCCAAATTCCTCTTGACCAGCACTGCCAGTCTGGAGTATGACAAAAACCAGTACATCTACTTTTCAGCAGGGTCTGACAACAATCCTCCTGTTCACAAG ATTGAGGCAGAAGTAGAAGTGTATCCTAAGCTGAATTTCACCAAAGCGATCATTGGAGGATCCCTGGGAGGGTTGGCTTTTCTAGCTTTACTCACCGCTAGCCTGTATAAG GCTGGATTTTTCAAGAGTAAATACAAACAGATGATAATTGAAATGACAGAAGATGATCCAGGGACGGCTGCAGGTGCACCCTCAGCAGAGTAA